The Thermomicrobiales bacterium genome includes a region encoding these proteins:
- a CDS encoding glycosyltransferase family 4 protein, which produces MTVSSRPTRPAPLRILMIAPTSFFADYGCHVRILEETTALQRIGHIVRICTYHNGRDLPGIDIRRSVDVPWLKRAEVGSSRHKAYLDVALLVEAARQARRFKPDVIHAHLHEGALIGSIIGRIAHVPVIFDYQGSLTEEMLDHGFLRRGGLSERFFRKLERTIDRLPDRIVPSGVAGLEYLQSHGVPKSRIRHVPDAVDLERFDPEASRAAGAAVRSQLGIPADARVVVYLGLLAEYQGTTVLLEAAQRYLRDQPDTYFIVAGYPGVEWYAQKADVLGISARMTFPGKIDYEDAPALLAAGDIAVAPKLSTTESNGKIFNYMAMELPTVATDSPTNRAILGELGYFFGPGDAADMAAKLADAFSADESRRAALRARIANHFDWDDRISDLLDVYREVTGRAIAAPIAEATSASAD; this is translated from the coding sequence ATGACAGTTTCCAGCCGACCAACTCGGCCCGCTCCGCTGCGGATTCTCATGATCGCGCCGACATCCTTCTTCGCGGATTACGGCTGTCACGTGCGTATCCTCGAAGAGACAACGGCGCTGCAGCGGATAGGACACATCGTTCGCATCTGCACCTATCACAATGGCCGCGACCTGCCGGGTATTGATATCCGACGGTCGGTAGATGTGCCGTGGCTCAAGCGTGCCGAGGTCGGCAGTTCGCGCCACAAGGCCTATCTCGATGTTGCGTTGCTCGTTGAGGCGGCGCGGCAGGCTCGGCGCTTCAAGCCCGACGTGATCCACGCCCACCTGCACGAGGGTGCACTAATCGGGAGCATCATCGGGCGGATCGCGCACGTGCCGGTCATCTTCGACTATCAAGGGTCGCTCACCGAAGAAATGCTTGACCACGGCTTCCTACGCCGTGGCGGTTTGAGCGAGCGATTCTTCCGCAAGCTGGAACGCACGATCGACCGGCTACCAGATCGGATCGTTCCGAGCGGCGTGGCCGGGCTGGAGTACCTGCAGTCACACGGGGTGCCAAAGTCCCGCATCCGACACGTGCCGGACGCCGTCGATCTTGAGCGCTTTGACCCAGAAGCTTCCAGAGCCGCAGGCGCTGCTGTCCGGTCTCAGCTAGGCATACCGGCGGATGCGCGGGTCGTCGTCTACCTCGGCCTGCTGGCAGAGTATCAGGGCACAACCGTGCTTCTTGAGGCCGCACAGCGCTATTTGCGCGATCAACCGGACACCTACTTCATCGTCGCGGGCTATCCGGGCGTCGAGTGGTACGCGCAAAAGGCGGACGTGCTGGGCATCTCGGCCCGCATGACGTTTCCGGGCAAGATCGATTATGAGGACGCACCCGCGCTGCTGGCGGCCGGGGATATCGCGGTCGCGCCGAAACTCTCCACGACGGAAAGCAACGGCAAGATCTTCAATTACATGGCCATGGAGCTACCGACGGTCGCAACCGACTCGCCGACCAATCGAGCGATCCTCGGCGAGCTCGGGTACTTCTTTGGACCCGGTGACGCCGCCGATATGGCAGCGAAGCTGGCCGACGCATTCAGCGCCGACGAGTCCAGACGAGCCGCGCTGCGCGCCCGGATTGCGAATCACTTCGACTGGGACGACCGTATCAGCGACCTGCTCGATGTGTATCGAGAGGTCACCGGTCGTGCGATTGCAGCGCCAATCGCCGAGGCCACGTCGGCGAGTGCTGATTAG
- a CDS encoding M24 family metallopeptidase, with amino-acid sequence MANPIIREKIAQAVDVLNEHDVDVWMILARESDVLGDPSLPLVVGTSVTWESAFIISRTGDHRAIVATGDVANIRQTGAWDNVVGYVEGVSGELIKALDELQPNAIALNYSTDNNMADGLTHGMYLLLEEMLKDTPHWARVQSSGEIPTKVRARKSPSELARIRTAVQTTERIWEATERWLRPGLSELEISAFMHAQLDERRLGSSWDWNYCPGVTAGTESPRGHVGPTDVTTRAGELLSIDFGVLEDEYCSDMQRTYYFLRPGETEAPDEVKRHFAIINRCIQDAAAFIRPGVLGWEVDDVARKIFHAEGLEEWQFALGHQMGRACHDGGTVLGPRWERYGQRPYGALEKDEVYTLEIGCLVPGYGFVSQEEDIVVTADGCEFLAEPQREVILVRS; translated from the coding sequence ATGGCAAACCCGATCATCCGCGAAAAGATCGCCCAAGCTGTTGATGTGCTCAACGAGCACGACGTTGATGTCTGGATGATTCTCGCTCGGGAGAGCGATGTCCTCGGTGATCCGAGCCTGCCCCTTGTCGTGGGCACGAGCGTGACCTGGGAGTCAGCGTTTATCATCTCGCGCACTGGCGACCATCGTGCCATTGTCGCGACGGGCGACGTGGCGAATATCCGCCAGACCGGTGCCTGGGACAATGTTGTTGGCTACGTCGAAGGCGTTTCGGGCGAGCTAATCAAGGCGCTCGATGAGCTGCAACCGAATGCGATCGCGCTCAACTACTCGACTGATAACAATATGGCGGACGGCCTCACGCACGGCATGTACCTGCTGTTGGAGGAGATGCTGAAGGACACGCCGCACTGGGCGCGGGTGCAATCGTCCGGCGAGATCCCGACAAAGGTGCGCGCACGGAAGTCGCCATCGGAACTGGCGCGAATTCGCACGGCTGTCCAGACAACGGAGCGCATCTGGGAGGCGACTGAACGCTGGCTTCGGCCGGGGTTGAGCGAACTCGAAATCAGCGCTTTCATGCACGCGCAGCTTGACGAGCGGCGGCTCGGGTCGTCGTGGGACTGGAACTACTGCCCGGGGGTGACCGCCGGTACTGAGTCGCCGCGCGGCCATGTCGGACCGACCGATGTCACGACGCGCGCAGGAGAGCTGCTGTCGATTGACTTCGGCGTCCTCGAAGACGAGTACTGCTCGGACATGCAACGAACGTACTACTTCCTGCGACCGGGCGAGACCGAGGCACCGGATGAAGTGAAGCGCCACTTTGCGATTATCAATCGTTGCATTCAGGACGCGGCAGCGTTCATTCGTCCGGGGGTGCTGGGCTGGGAAGTCGACGATGTCGCCCGCAAGATCTTCCACGCCGAAGGTCTGGAAGAGTGGCAGTTTGCGCTCGGGCACCAGATGGGACGGGCTTGCCACGACGGCGGGACTGTGCTCGGGCCGCGTTGGGAGCGCTATGGCCAGCGACCATATGGCGCGCTTGAGAAGGACGAGGTGTACACGTTGGAGATCGGCTGTCTCGTGCCCGGATACGGCTTCGTCAGTCAGGAGGAGGACATTGTCGTGACCGCGGACGGTTGTGAGTTCCTCGCTGAGCCGCAGCGTGAGGTCATCCTCGTGCGCTCGTAG
- a CDS encoding PIG-L family deacetylase: MSGSSTTPQSTESESADDSFSRVMVVVAHPDDAEFSCAGSVAKFTREGKHVVFVLCTSGDKGTARRDITSPELAKLRESEQLEASKRLGVAETVFLRQGDGELQPDVNFREKIVRQIRTHRPDVLITHDPFRPYALHSDHRAVGITAVDSVYPTARDPLYFPQHLAEGLEPHKVAELWLYGSENPDRFIDISETIDAKVHALRAHVSQIGTGETLDQRMRDRATEVGKGGGVPMAEAFKVVKMRR; the protein is encoded by the coding sequence ATGTCTGGTAGTTCAACGACACCGCAATCGACAGAATCGGAGAGCGCGGACGACAGCTTCTCGCGCGTCATGGTTGTCGTAGCGCATCCCGACGATGCCGAGTTTTCTTGTGCCGGATCGGTCGCCAAATTCACTCGTGAGGGCAAGCACGTCGTGTTCGTGCTGTGCACATCGGGTGACAAGGGTACCGCGCGGCGTGACATAACATCACCGGAACTGGCGAAGCTCCGCGAGAGCGAGCAACTGGAAGCCAGCAAGCGTCTCGGTGTTGCCGAGACCGTGTTTCTCCGCCAGGGTGACGGCGAGCTGCAGCCGGATGTCAATTTCCGGGAGAAGATCGTGCGCCAGATCCGCACGCATCGGCCCGACGTGCTGATCACTCATGATCCGTTCCGGCCGTACGCGCTGCATTCCGATCACCGTGCTGTCGGCATCACGGCTGTTGATTCCGTGTACCCAACTGCCCGAGATCCACTGTACTTCCCTCAGCACCTGGCCGAGGGACTCGAGCCGCACAAAGTGGCCGAACTCTGGCTGTACGGCTCAGAGAACCCAGATCGTTTCATCGACATTAGCGAAACGATTGATGCCAAGGTCCATGCGCTCCGCGCACACGTGAGCCAGATCGGCACAGGCGAAACGCTGGACCAGCGCATGCGCGATCGGGCCACTGAAGTCGGCAAGGGTGGCGGCGTTCCTATGGCAGAAGCGTTCAAAGTCGTGAAGATGCGGCGGTAG